The following proteins are encoded in a genomic region of Cyclonatronum proteinivorum:
- a CDS encoding ATP-binding protein, whose protein sequence is MQQYPNWAQLFARKYLSKTLNHFTLHGNIRDLVLTREEEEERTAFSRFTRFLGDELFAPRDVVIMYDRAGGIYFRDEQSRADFYRALPSPYANAAGQPAEPLPKLPVSVLPLLEKYFRLRLEEGKSVACIIDYAETIIPNADNSSAAAEDRNALVNLLKWMQDPIFLAADFTVVLLAENLADLNRNLVQSPYNAAIKVGLPDMADRRTFIQHFFDYSVDRIRAHSNPSPEVLAQQTAGLSFIQLRSLLAHAVENKEKLTFETLVAKKKELIEAEAHDLLEFVNTAFTLDHVAGHRQVKKHLRSASQALQHGRGDVLPMGWLVCGPVGTGKTFLVSCFAGEVGVPMVKLKNFRSQWQGVTEGNLEKILTLLEAMAPVAVMIDEADAYLGDRAASGDSGVSSRVFAKIASFMSNSANRGRILWFLMTARPDLMPVDLKRQGRAEEHLALFYPDTEEERIEIFEAMKRKTGLVMTKNEVPESIRLGKHTYSGADMEAALTRARFRAAAAGKQRVSLEILEETFADFIPPTYPEEIELQTLLAVKECTSRALLPDRFRHLKLDDIAERISELKMQLEGI, encoded by the coding sequence ATGCAACAGTACCCGAACTGGGCACAGCTCTTCGCCCGCAAATACCTGAGTAAGACACTCAACCATTTTACGCTGCACGGCAATATCCGTGATCTTGTGCTTACCCGTGAAGAAGAGGAGGAGCGGACAGCTTTCAGCCGTTTTACGCGCTTTTTGGGGGATGAGCTGTTTGCGCCCCGCGATGTTGTGATTATGTATGATCGTGCGGGCGGTATTTATTTCCGGGATGAACAAAGCCGTGCTGATTTCTACCGCGCCCTGCCTTCGCCCTATGCCAACGCTGCCGGTCAGCCGGCCGAGCCGCTGCCCAAACTGCCCGTTTCCGTGCTTCCGCTGCTTGAAAAATACTTCCGGCTCCGGCTTGAGGAAGGCAAAAGCGTGGCCTGTATCATTGATTACGCGGAGACCATCATCCCCAATGCGGACAACAGCTCGGCAGCTGCTGAAGACCGCAACGCGCTCGTTAACCTGCTCAAATGGATGCAGGATCCCATTTTTCTTGCCGCTGATTTCACCGTCGTACTGCTTGCTGAAAACCTGGCTGATCTTAACCGGAATCTTGTTCAGAGTCCGTACAATGCGGCCATCAAGGTCGGGCTGCCGGATATGGCGGATCGGCGCACCTTCATTCAGCATTTTTTTGATTACAGCGTGGATAGAATCCGGGCACACAGCAATCCTTCCCCGGAAGTGCTTGCGCAGCAAACGGCCGGACTCAGCTTTATTCAGCTCAGGAGCCTGCTTGCGCACGCCGTAGAAAACAAGGAAAAACTGACCTTCGAAACGCTTGTTGCCAAAAAGAAAGAGCTGATCGAAGCCGAAGCGCACGATCTGCTTGAGTTCGTGAATACGGCCTTTACGCTCGATCATGTGGCAGGTCACCGGCAGGTGAAAAAACATCTGCGCAGTGCGAGTCAGGCGCTGCAGCATGGCCGAGGGGATGTGCTGCCGATGGGTTGGCTGGTGTGCGGTCCGGTGGGCACAGGTAAAACCTTTCTGGTGAGCTGCTTTGCGGGGGAGGTGGGCGTGCCCATGGTTAAGCTCAAAAATTTCAGATCGCAGTGGCAGGGGGTTACGGAAGGTAATCTCGAAAAAATCCTGACGCTGCTTGAAGCCATGGCGCCGGTTGCCGTGATGATTGATGAAGCCGACGCCTATTTGGGAGACCGGGCGGCTTCCGGAGACAGCGGGGTTTCGAGCCGGGTGTTTGCAAAAATCGCGAGTTTCATGAGCAACTCGGCCAACCGGGGACGTATTCTCTGGTTTCTGATGACTGCCCGTCCCGATCTCATGCCGGTCGATCTGAAGCGTCAGGGGCGCGCCGAAGAACATCTTGCCCTGTTTTATCCGGATACGGAAGAGGAGCGTATTGAGATATTTGAGGCCATGAAGCGCAAAACCGGGCTGGTAATGACCAAAAACGAAGTGCCCGAATCTATTCGGCTGGGTAAGCATACCTACAGCGGTGCCGACATGGAAGCGGCGCTCACACGTGCGCGGTTCCGTGCAGCGGCAGCCGGCAAACAGCGTGTCTCGCTCGAAATTCTGGAAGAAACTTTCGCTGACTTCATCCCGCCGACCTATCCGGAAGAAATCGAGCTTCAAACCCTGCTTGCCGTGAAGGAGTGTACTTCCCGCGCCCTGCTACCGGATCGTTTTCGTCATCTGAAACTGGATGATATTGCTGAACGCATTTCTGAGCTTAAAATGCAGCTCGAAGGTATCTGA
- the prmA gene encoding 50S ribosomal protein L11 methyltransferase: MSHIMLEIEIPDDYQEWLIAELDELEFEGFDQRRNTLIAWVPQASMNDVTRETIEQLLIGIGHGACILKEERVEDRNWNEEWEQTIQPMTVGQFRIRPSWAARNPDTEDDPERIVLEIDPKMSFGTGYHETTRIMLRLMPEVFRMWADRNGGGTPDSVLDAGTGTGILGIAALKLGAGHCFGFDVDEWSALNTRENVLMNGVEGRFEVQQGDDSVIPEKATYDLVMANINRNILEDMSEKLAASLKPGGVLMLSGLLYTDEALILNYGAYARFRKVGFQQEGDWIGLVLVQD; the protein is encoded by the coding sequence ATGTCGCATATTATGCTGGAAATCGAAATCCCGGATGACTATCAGGAATGGCTCATCGCTGAGCTGGATGAACTTGAATTTGAGGGTTTTGATCAGCGGCGCAACACCCTGATTGCCTGGGTGCCGCAGGCTTCGATGAATGATGTGACCCGTGAGACCATTGAACAGCTGCTTATCGGAATCGGACACGGGGCCTGTATTCTGAAGGAAGAGCGGGTCGAAGACCGAAACTGGAATGAAGAGTGGGAACAAACGATACAGCCGATGACCGTTGGCCAATTCCGGATTCGTCCGAGCTGGGCGGCACGAAATCCGGATACGGAAGATGATCCCGAACGCATTGTGCTTGAGATCGATCCCAAAATGTCGTTCGGCACCGGCTATCATGAAACGACGCGGATTATGCTGCGGCTGATGCCGGAAGTGTTCCGCATGTGGGCTGATCGCAACGGAGGGGGCACGCCTGACTCGGTACTTGATGCCGGTACCGGCACCGGAATCCTGGGAATTGCCGCACTCAAACTTGGAGCCGGGCACTGTTTCGGTTTCGATGTAGATGAGTGGAGTGCCCTGAACACCCGGGAAAATGTGCTGATGAACGGGGTCGAAGGACGCTTTGAAGTACAACAGGGCGATGACAGCGTGATCCCCGAAAAGGCCACCTATGATCTTGTGATGGCAAATATAAACCGGAATATTCTGGAGGATATGTCAGAAAAACTTGCCGCTTCTTTAAAGCCGGGCGGGGTGCTGATGCTTTCCGGCCTGCTGTACACCGATGAAGCCCTGATCCTTAACTATGGCGCCTATGCCCGTTTCCGGAAAGTTGGTTTTCAACAGGAAGGCGACTGGATCGGACTCGTGCTCGTACAGGACTGA